A genomic window from Cryobacterium sp. SO2 includes:
- a CDS encoding response regulator transcription factor: MITDDDPIMRDSYRQLIDMQDDMHIVAEAASGLEAFHTALEVKPDVLLMDLHMPGMDGVEATRRICARTSEIRILVVTIFDQPEDVEAAVVAGAAGFIVKNGPLTDLLRAIRVIHAGGGMLSPEVTSGIIERMRTGGHDAQVREIDTASGPLVRMTERESEMLQLIAQGKSNSEIASELYLAQSSVKTYVSRLRAKLGARTRSELVTLYYEGVRHAPEEKHEQRKFAIFGDRASWRSAR; encoded by the coding sequence ATGATCACCGACGACGACCCGATCATGCGCGACAGCTATCGGCAGTTGATCGATATGCAAGACGACATGCACATCGTGGCGGAGGCGGCGAGCGGCCTGGAAGCCTTCCACACGGCGCTCGAGGTCAAGCCGGATGTGTTGCTGATGGACCTGCATATGCCGGGCATGGATGGCGTCGAAGCCACCCGTCGGATCTGCGCACGGACCTCGGAGATCCGAATCCTCGTGGTCACCATCTTCGACCAGCCGGAAGACGTCGAGGCCGCCGTGGTCGCCGGCGCCGCCGGCTTCATCGTCAAGAACGGACCGCTCACCGACCTCCTTCGCGCCATCCGGGTGATCCATGCCGGCGGCGGGATGCTGTCGCCCGAAGTGACCTCGGGCATCATCGAGCGGATGCGCACCGGCGGTCACGACGCTCAGGTGCGGGAGATCGACACAGCCAGCGGGCCCCTCGTTCGAATGACCGAACGAGAGTCCGAGATGCTCCAGCTCATCGCGCAGGGTAAGAGCAACAGCGAGATCGCCTCGGAACTGTATCTCGCTCAATCGTCGGTCAAGACGTACGTCAGTCGGCTCCGGGCCAAGCTGGGCGCCCGCACACGATCCGAGCTGGTGACCCTGTACTACGAGGGCGTGCGACACGCCCCCGAAGAAAAGCACGAACAGCGGAAGTTCGCGATCTTCGGCGATCGGGCGAGTTGGCGTTCTGCCAGATAG
- a CDS encoding histidine kinase — translation MAFWLTVSPGSPELRVIQLALIGSYALVVIFTPTHPQLSFYLLFAITVAGWLIGVTQEPFIMASWGLYRVTFLSGKSRRLKLITSVVSVGFFLVLVSAQAPSSDFMVLQVLVSVTFLFGAWLMGVQGRAEAEQREQAAESRKRTALLEQRAEVSRELHDILSHTLSRIGMQAAVATEVNSTDLPKVLGVLASIEVDSRLALTEVRSLLVTVKTGVAPATQPTMSSFPDLVRSSAALGIDVDLAMDLPESLPTIVDVNLYRILQELVTNIGKHAAHSQGTIRVGLDSPGLLTVSSESISPGHHDDSNPGIGLDGIRERAEMLGGAADVHREGDLFSVTVTIPLPALPADETHD, via the coding sequence GTGGCATTTTGGCTGACGGTCTCCCCCGGCTCACCCGAACTCAGGGTCATTCAGCTGGCGCTCATCGGCTCATACGCGCTCGTTGTGATCTTCACGCCCACGCATCCCCAACTTTCCTTCTACCTGCTGTTCGCGATCACAGTGGCGGGATGGCTGATCGGCGTCACCCAGGAGCCGTTCATCATGGCGTCGTGGGGGCTGTATCGGGTGACGTTCCTGTCGGGGAAAAGCAGGCGGCTCAAGCTCATCACCTCGGTGGTCTCTGTCGGGTTCTTCCTCGTCCTCGTATCCGCGCAAGCTCCGTCGAGCGATTTCATGGTTCTCCAGGTGCTCGTCAGCGTCACGTTCCTCTTCGGCGCCTGGTTGATGGGCGTGCAGGGCCGAGCCGAAGCCGAGCAACGCGAACAGGCCGCGGAGTCACGAAAACGTACCGCCTTGCTGGAGCAGCGCGCGGAAGTATCCCGCGAGCTGCACGACATCCTCTCCCACACCCTCAGCCGCATCGGGATGCAGGCCGCCGTGGCGACGGAGGTGAACTCGACGGATCTGCCCAAGGTCCTCGGCGTGCTCGCGTCCATCGAAGTCGACAGTCGACTTGCCCTGACCGAAGTTCGCAGTCTGCTGGTCACGGTGAAAACCGGCGTCGCTCCCGCCACGCAGCCCACGATGAGCAGTTTCCCCGACCTGGTGCGCTCCAGCGCGGCGCTGGGCATCGATGTGGACCTCGCGATGGATCTGCCCGAGTCACTTCCGACAATCGTTGATGTCAACCTGTACCGAATTCTGCAAGAGCTCGTCACGAACATCGGAAAACACGCGGCGCACTCACAGGGGACGATCCGCGTCGGCCTGGACTCGCCGGGTCTACTGACCGTAAGCAGCGAAAGCATCTCACCAGGCCACCACGATGACAGCAACCCCGGGATCGGACTCGACGGAATCCGCGAACGCGCCGAAATGCTCGGAGGCGCAGCCGACGTGCACCGTGAAGGAGACCTGTTCTCCGTCACTGTCACCATCCCGCTTCCAGCGCTGCCGGCAGATGAGACTCATGACTAG
- a CDS encoding ABC transporter ATP-binding protein: MTEYAASAQGIYSMPSKGEPSRAKPRGDFSALVHLLFSQKAQLVFVGIVGIASALTSLAQPLVVAQAIESVTAGTSLSSTIWILAGLLIAATVLTGIQQYLLQRIGEGVVLDSRRQLIRRVFRLRISEYDRRSTGDFVSRINSDTTLLRVALIQSAVSALSGIAIIIGAGIAMAFIDAGLLGLTLLIIVLSLAVVLSLGVLVKKASTEAQQSLGDLSTALERGLRGVRTVRATNSTRHEELRVEDHAVRSWKAGVSAAKFIAIISPVSGLCTQISLLTVLGIGGYRVNAGQMSVADLVAFMLFLVMLVVPLGQAFGAVGSINQALGAFGRIREILSLPTEDVAERETLALSAIHVALAENAVSFTGVDFSYEEHDGSDGSARTPRPVLSQISFSVPAGKRIALVGPSGAGKSTIFQLIERFYDASDGSIQIFGKDIQTLDRNSLRAQIGYVEQDAPALGGTIRENLTMAKPNATDDECLAALASVNLLELTERSGQGLNHQIGDGGVTLSGGERQRLAIARALLSSPPLLLLDESTSSLDSRNEVQMRKAIDAVAAGRSLMVIAHRLATVIDSDEIIVVDNGQVIGKGTHEELLASTPLYRDLAENQLLAS; encoded by the coding sequence ATGACTGAGTACGCAGCATCAGCACAGGGAATTTACTCGATGCCATCCAAAGGTGAGCCATCGCGAGCAAAACCCCGGGGGGACTTCTCCGCGCTCGTTCACCTGCTCTTCAGCCAGAAGGCGCAACTCGTGTTCGTCGGAATCGTTGGGATTGCCAGCGCGCTGACGTCATTGGCCCAGCCCCTGGTCGTGGCACAGGCCATTGAGTCCGTGACCGCGGGAACGAGCCTTTCGTCGACGATCTGGATCCTGGCCGGCCTCCTGATCGCGGCAACAGTCCTGACCGGAATCCAGCAGTACCTTCTCCAGAGAATCGGTGAGGGTGTGGTCCTCGATTCGAGACGACAACTGATCCGACGCGTCTTTCGACTGCGCATCTCGGAGTACGACCGCCGGAGCACCGGTGATTTCGTGTCTCGGATCAACAGCGACACGACGCTGCTGCGCGTCGCTCTCATTCAGTCAGCCGTGTCCGCGTTGAGCGGCATCGCCATCATCATCGGCGCCGGAATAGCGATGGCGTTCATCGACGCCGGGCTTCTCGGCTTGACCCTGCTGATCATCGTGCTTTCCCTCGCGGTCGTCTTGAGTCTGGGCGTTTTGGTCAAGAAGGCCAGCACCGAAGCCCAACAGTCCTTAGGCGACCTCAGCACCGCTCTGGAGCGCGGGTTGCGCGGAGTGCGAACGGTCCGCGCCACCAACTCGACTCGGCACGAAGAGCTCCGGGTGGAAGACCACGCCGTCCGTTCCTGGAAAGCCGGAGTCTCGGCCGCGAAGTTCATCGCGATCATCTCGCCCGTCTCAGGTCTCTGCACTCAGATTTCCCTCCTCACCGTCCTCGGCATCGGCGGTTACCGCGTCAATGCCGGGCAGATGAGTGTGGCCGATCTCGTCGCGTTCATGCTCTTCCTCGTCATGCTCGTGGTTCCCCTCGGCCAGGCTTTCGGAGCCGTGGGATCGATAAACCAAGCCCTGGGTGCCTTCGGTCGGATTCGGGAAATCCTCTCCTTGCCGACCGAAGACGTAGCCGAACGGGAAACCCTGGCGCTCTCGGCCATCCACGTTGCCCTGGCCGAGAACGCGGTCAGTTTCACAGGCGTGGACTTCTCCTACGAGGAACATGATGGTTCCGACGGGTCGGCCCGCACCCCTCGCCCCGTGCTCAGTCAGATCTCGTTCTCGGTTCCCGCGGGCAAACGCATCGCCCTGGTCGGACCATCCGGAGCCGGTAAAAGCACGATATTCCAGCTCATCGAGCGCTTCTACGACGCAAGCGACGGATCGATACAGATCTTCGGAAAGGACATCCAGACGCTTGATCGCAACTCACTTCGGGCGCAGATCGGATACGTCGAGCAGGACGCGCCCGCACTGGGCGGCACAATTCGAGAGAATCTGACCATGGCAAAGCCCAACGCCACTGATGACGAGTGTCTCGCCGCTCTGGCCTCGGTCAATCTCCTCGAACTCACCGAACGAAGCGGACAGGGTCTCAACCATCAGATCGGTGACGGTGGCGTTACCCTCTCCGGAGGCGAGCGTCAGCGGCTTGCAATTGCTCGGGCACTCCTCAGTTCGCCCCCTCTCCTCTTGCTCGACGAGTCGACATCCAGTTTGGACAGCCGCAATGAAGTTCAGATGCGGAAGGCGATCGACGCGGTTGCCGCCGGGCGCTCACTGATGGTCATCGCACATAGGCTGGCAACTGTCATCGACTCAGACGAGATCATTGTCGTTGACAATGGCCAGGTCATCGGGAAAGGGACGCATGAGGAGCTACTCGCGTCGACCCCGCTCTACCGAGACCTCGCGGAAAACCAACTTCTTGCGTCGTAG
- a CDS encoding PqqD family protein — MKLASHITLKEVGEGAIIFDSRRGGYLQLNPTAYFVLRHTLNGLEPEHVATQLTEEFDVDARTALTDVTGCLATFEKHKWLRSEDS; from the coding sequence ATGAAGCTGGCCAGCCACATCACGCTGAAGGAGGTGGGCGAAGGCGCCATTATCTTCGACTCACGCCGAGGTGGATATCTCCAATTGAACCCGACGGCGTATTTCGTGCTGCGTCACACCCTGAACGGGCTCGAACCCGAACACGTCGCCACTCAGCTGACCGAGGAATTCGATGTCGACGCCCGAACTGCACTCACGGATGTGACCGGGTGCCTGGCAACCTTCGAGAAACACAAGTGGCTTCGCTCCGAGGACTCATGA
- a CDS encoding asparagine synthase-related protein, whose protein sequence is MALTFLQDSPHSERVLAELSHGTGMSTVRHASGNEWVIGRLTEHLVLTSRDRRAVLVIERCGITNPHRLQNSLNDISDLVAAHDFLAEIAGDGIVAISFDGHQLLAGSLSGSSNIHWVTSNDGTVASDSALTLAKAHRAKVSLPRLALRLNRELPPYPFALLPLWDQVDRLHPHSYLALSPNGGPRAVCWWTPPAVGDTLDEGADRVRKSLTETLGQALDRSDTVTCDLSGGLDSSSVAYALGSLGATPTAFHSRSVNPRNDDLSWARKAADDLSIELRELPTLGSTAQAFLLNRSPSALVVPDQPILWSGSNGFLQKLRRSLSDFGQTTHFTGIGGDELFGPVPAISWSLVNEGGLHSVAAVRRLCSASRTPFLPVLAEVVNRQTFGSSLAALPSKLAHRANSSHRPGSWFARPSWPENMTTHATDLAATALAFHGSSPWRAGLDPDRGRHQMHESLLFQGQVQHQINQVHGGNARWDSPFLKRSMIEAVSAVPMRYRLGTSTAKPLLARAMAPLSMPPEFFKRRVSGEYSADTYAEFTQRRTELHTGIRASLLAEANLIDVDLMLSRLSDPAPSPDFLSQVETFVAVENWLQAATRHGVGI, encoded by the coding sequence ATGGCGTTGACATTCCTCCAAGACTCACCGCACAGCGAACGTGTGCTGGCCGAACTATCGCACGGAACAGGGATGTCCACCGTGCGTCACGCAAGTGGAAACGAGTGGGTCATCGGCCGGCTCACCGAGCATCTCGTCCTCACGTCTCGAGACCGTCGCGCCGTGCTAGTGATCGAGAGATGCGGAATCACGAATCCGCACCGGCTTCAGAACTCGCTGAACGACATTTCCGATCTCGTCGCAGCTCACGATTTTCTCGCCGAGATTGCTGGGGACGGCATCGTCGCCATCTCATTCGACGGCCACCAACTTTTGGCTGGATCGCTCTCGGGTAGCTCCAACATTCACTGGGTCACGTCGAACGACGGCACCGTTGCCAGCGACTCCGCGCTGACACTGGCCAAAGCGCACCGCGCAAAGGTGTCACTGCCCCGGCTGGCGCTCCGACTCAACCGAGAACTCCCGCCCTACCCCTTCGCGTTGTTGCCTTTGTGGGATCAGGTTGATCGGCTCCATCCGCACAGCTATCTGGCACTCTCCCCCAACGGAGGTCCGCGAGCGGTCTGCTGGTGGACCCCGCCAGCGGTCGGCGACACATTGGACGAGGGAGCCGATCGGGTACGAAAGTCCCTGACCGAGACCCTGGGGCAAGCGCTGGACCGCTCCGACACCGTTACCTGCGACTTGTCTGGCGGACTCGATTCGAGCAGTGTCGCCTACGCACTCGGGTCGTTGGGCGCCACACCCACCGCATTCCACTCACGATCGGTAAACCCCCGCAATGACGACCTCTCGTGGGCGCGAAAGGCAGCCGATGACCTGTCGATTGAGCTGCGTGAGTTGCCCACTCTCGGGAGCACCGCACAGGCGTTTCTCCTCAACCGATCACCCTCAGCGCTTGTCGTCCCCGATCAGCCCATCCTCTGGTCAGGATCCAACGGGTTCCTGCAGAAGCTCCGCAGATCCTTGAGCGACTTCGGACAGACCACCCATTTCACCGGCATCGGTGGTGATGAACTGTTCGGTCCCGTTCCAGCAATTTCGTGGTCATTGGTCAATGAGGGCGGGCTGCATTCCGTAGCTGCCGTCCGGCGCCTCTGCTCAGCGTCACGGACCCCGTTTCTACCGGTTCTCGCAGAGGTCGTGAACCGCCAGACCTTCGGGAGCTCACTCGCCGCACTTCCCTCCAAACTGGCACACCGCGCCAACTCGTCACATCGGCCCGGCTCGTGGTTTGCCCGGCCGTCCTGGCCCGAGAACATGACGACCCACGCGACGGACTTGGCTGCAACGGCCCTCGCGTTTCATGGTTCGTCACCCTGGCGCGCCGGACTCGACCCGGATAGGGGCCGGCATCAGATGCACGAATCCTTGCTGTTTCAGGGGCAGGTTCAGCATCAGATCAACCAGGTTCATGGAGGAAATGCTCGATGGGACAGTCCGTTCTTGAAACGGTCAATGATTGAGGCAGTTTCCGCGGTCCCGATGCGATACCGGCTGGGCACGTCGACGGCGAAACCCCTCTTGGCGCGGGCAATGGCGCCTCTGTCGATGCCACCGGAATTCTTCAAGAGACGAGTGTCGGGCGAGTACAGCGCCGACACCTACGCCGAGTTCACCCAGCGACGCACAGAGCTGCACACCGGCATCCGGGCGTCGCTGCTGGCTGAGGCGAACTTGATCGATGTGGACCTCATGCTCAGCAGACTCTCGGATCCAGCTCCGTCCCCGGACTTCCTGTCTCAGGTCGAGACGTTCGTCGCCGTGGAGAACTGGTTACAAGCGGCCACACGGCACGGTGTCGGGATTTAG
- a CDS encoding putative RiPP precursor codes for MNKSAYISPSVQTLGEFKSVTNGVWFGSWRDIFGGRAFIAIG; via the coding sequence ATGAACAAGTCCGCATACATTTCTCCGTCCGTCCAGACCCTGGGCGAGTTCAAGTCCGTGACGAACGGCGTGTGGTTCGGATCCTGGCGCGACATCTTCGGCGGTCGCGCCTTCATCGCGATCGGCTAA
- a CDS encoding ATP-binding cassette domain-containing protein, translated as MIEIKNLRKRHGRKEVLHDLSFAVEPGRITGFLGPNGAGKSSTLRILLGLDRATSGSALINGVAYGQMLNPMRSVGAMFDGPGASKGRSARDHLRWMCVSNEIPRNRVNEVLEIVGLADNAKDKVGTFSLGMGQRLGIASALLGHPGVLVLDEPTNGLDPDGLRWLRAFLRDQAQMGNTVLVSSHLMTEMEGIADDLVVISDGAIVSTGTVAAVRGRHPSLESAFFALTDAVTWRVDKRA; from the coding sequence ATGATCGAAATCAAGAATTTGCGCAAACGGCACGGGCGCAAGGAAGTGCTCCACGACCTCAGCTTCGCCGTCGAGCCGGGCCGAATCACCGGTTTCCTGGGGCCCAACGGTGCGGGCAAAAGTTCGACCCTCCGGATCCTGCTCGGGCTCGACCGGGCAACCAGCGGGTCCGCTTTGATCAACGGAGTCGCCTACGGGCAGATGCTGAACCCGATGCGGTCGGTCGGGGCGATGTTCGATGGTCCGGGGGCCAGTAAAGGGCGCTCGGCCAGAGACCACCTGCGGTGGATGTGCGTCAGCAACGAGATTCCGCGCAATCGGGTGAACGAGGTGCTCGAGATCGTCGGTTTGGCAGACAACGCGAAGGACAAGGTCGGAACGTTCTCGTTGGGGATGGGACAACGCCTCGGCATAGCATCCGCCCTCTTGGGGCACCCCGGGGTGCTCGTGCTGGACGAGCCCACCAATGGGCTCGATCCCGATGGGCTGCGGTGGTTGCGAGCGTTTTTGCGAGACCAAGCGCAGATGGGAAACACCGTTTTGGTGTCCAGCCATCTCATGACGGAGATGGAAGGGATCGCAGACGACCTCGTTGTCATCAGTGACGGTGCGATCGTGTCCACGGGCACCGTCGCTGCTGTTCGAGGAAGGCACCCGTCGTTGGAATCCGCGTTCTTTGCGTTGACCGACGCTGTCACGTGGCGAGTGGACAAACGCGCATGA
- a CDS encoding ABC transporter permease, translating into MTWLTISVKTEAVKVVTSKPLWLLPVVTVLLTWVLTYVTGLSDLKATGGDLGGTTAENNPLMYADKLPPLEFQGFDLMNIGLILMIALGAIYAGAEYRDGLIRSSLIAQPRRVRLFVTKAGVLVAIIAVTAALSMGVGTVLRHLALGEHGLDPLAFPPLVWRNVAGVALTWSVLGLLAFTIGVIARNAIVPLVFTIPLAVGLGDFLVTLWEPAKFLPPAAGADLFTPADGIHLDPVTGALVMSAWAAISIVSAGALFLKRDA; encoded by the coding sequence ATGACCTGGCTAACGATCAGCGTCAAGACCGAGGCCGTCAAGGTCGTCACTTCCAAACCGCTCTGGCTCCTGCCCGTGGTGACCGTCCTGCTCACCTGGGTGTTGACGTATGTCACCGGCCTGTCTGACTTGAAGGCGACAGGAGGGGACTTGGGCGGCACGACAGCCGAGAACAATCCCCTCATGTACGCCGACAAACTCCCCCCGCTGGAGTTTCAAGGATTCGATCTCATGAACATCGGTCTGATTCTGATGATCGCGCTGGGGGCGATCTATGCCGGCGCCGAGTATCGAGATGGTCTCATCCGAAGTTCTCTGATTGCGCAGCCGAGAAGAGTCAGGTTGTTTGTGACCAAGGCGGGCGTGCTCGTGGCGATCATCGCCGTGACCGCAGCCCTCTCCATGGGGGTCGGCACGGTACTTCGGCACCTCGCCCTGGGTGAACATGGCCTGGACCCCCTCGCATTTCCCCCGCTCGTGTGGCGAAACGTCGCCGGTGTCGCACTGACGTGGTCCGTTCTCGGCCTCCTCGCCTTCACCATCGGGGTCATCGCACGCAATGCGATTGTGCCGCTTGTGTTCACGATTCCACTCGCGGTTGGGCTGGGAGACTTCCTCGTCACCCTCTGGGAGCCCGCCAAATTCCTCCCGCCAGCGGCTGGGGCAGATCTCTTCACTCCGGCGGACGGAATCCATCTCGACCCCGTGACGGGCGCTCTGGTCATGAGCGCCTGGGCCGCCATCTCGATAGTCAGTGCGGGTGCCCTCTTTCTCAAGCGGGATGCCTAA
- a CDS encoding ABC transporter permease, with protein MKLLSLPAALYTMLAVLVIPAALAVAMGLNMRGSDALTSMGAETQGFEVAGFGQPLVILLAALIVGSEYQNGLLRSSQLATPNRARLLGAKAIVITVLSVSLAFLSIGLAVALRQIVLGDSGIPLFSFTGAMWINLATVALNWTLISLVSGALTVLARSVLLPVIVLVPMVLGLGVSLVGVLPWLKFAPDLAGLQLLTEYPGIGLLDPVVGGLVMAAWAVALSAAAFVTFNRRDA; from the coding sequence GTGAAGCTTCTGTCGCTGCCGGCCGCGTTGTACACGATGCTCGCTGTGCTCGTGATCCCCGCGGCGCTCGCCGTGGCGATGGGCCTGAACATGAGGGGGTCGGACGCGCTGACCTCGATGGGCGCCGAAACCCAGGGTTTTGAAGTCGCAGGTTTCGGCCAACCTCTCGTGATCCTGCTGGCCGCCCTCATCGTCGGCAGCGAATATCAGAACGGCCTGCTGCGGTCGTCCCAGCTCGCCACTCCGAACAGAGCCCGCCTCCTCGGCGCAAAAGCCATCGTGATCACGGTCCTCTCCGTCTCGCTGGCATTTCTGTCCATCGGACTAGCGGTCGCCCTCCGACAGATCGTGCTCGGTGATTCCGGCATCCCGCTGTTCTCTTTCACCGGCGCAATGTGGATCAACCTCGCCACTGTCGCTCTCAACTGGACCCTGATCAGCCTGGTTTCCGGGGCCTTGACCGTGCTGGCGCGATCGGTGCTCCTCCCGGTGATCGTTCTCGTGCCCATGGTGCTCGGCCTGGGGGTGTCCCTGGTCGGGGTGCTCCCGTGGCTGAAGTTCGCGCCCGACCTCGCTGGACTCCAACTCCTGACCGAGTACCCTGGGATCGGCTTACTTGACCCGGTCGTCGGTGGGCTGGTCATGGCCGCGTGGGCCGTGGCGCTGTCAGCTGCTGCATTCGTCACATTCAACAGGCGCGATGCGTAA
- a CDS encoding VOC family protein, which yields MAELSPIQPCLWFDDQAREAMEYYVSVFPNSRILSIGEYPDETLDEHFGGMSGKVLNGQFRLNGVDFVCLDGGPAFTFNESISLVVSCRDQEEIDHYWSRLSHVPDSEQCGWCKDRFGLSWQIIPANMGEYTRRPEQIQVMMQQKKIVIAELENA from the coding sequence ATGGCCGAACTCTCACCCATACAGCCGTGTCTGTGGTTCGACGATCAGGCCCGCGAGGCGATGGAGTACTACGTCAGCGTGTTCCCGAACTCCCGCATCCTGTCGATCGGAGAGTATCCCGACGAGACGCTCGACGAGCATTTCGGCGGTATGAGCGGCAAGGTGCTGAACGGCCAGTTCCGTCTGAACGGTGTGGACTTCGTCTGTCTCGACGGCGGGCCGGCCTTCACCTTCAACGAGTCGATCTCCTTAGTGGTGTCGTGCCGGGATCAGGAGGAAATCGACCACTACTGGTCGCGGCTCTCGCACGTGCCCGACTCGGAGCAGTGTGGGTGGTGCAAGGACCGGTTCGGCCTCAGCTGGCAGATCATCCCCGCGAACATGGGCGAGTACACCCGCCGCCCTGAGCAGATCCAGGTGATGATGCAGCAGAAGAAGATCGTGATCGCCGAGCTTGAGAACGCCTGA